One region of Epilithonimonas zeae genomic DNA includes:
- a CDS encoding GEVED domain-containing protein translates to MKKTLFSLFATVALFSTNVVKAQTVIFEDSFESYTDFAIANVGSWTLTDVDLKTTYGFQGVTFPNSGVAKSFQVFNSTATTPVLTPSATSNWTARTGSKAMVSFGADSSPWSNDWLISPQVQLLTGQGASLSFWGKGCDATYGAEKFKVLISTTGTAVSDFTAISALTTTPSDAAWHEYTYNLNAYAGQQIYVAIQCTSDDQFGFAVDDFKIVSAALPTTAPSCSTLTSPANGATNLTYLSQTLSWSAPTTGTADSYDVYLDKNSDPTTLVGNIAGTSYTATNLDGSSTYYWKVVPKNTIGSATGCTVYSFTTMAPTYCTAGATSTSWEKISNVTFANINNNSTATAGYEDFTAVTGNVEAGSTYTFTASFTGTSYDADQVTVWIDLNNDKDFNDVGEQVLVTPIKKSPWTGSITIPASATIGTTRMRVRLNDTSSSTSNTTPCGTATFGQVEDYTLNIGQLAVNDVSKNGIKAYPNPVKDIFTIEAQGKIKSVKVFDVTGKQLLTKDLNEATSKIDFTKFNSGVYVVTTTMEDGSTSSTKVIKK, encoded by the coding sequence ATGAAAAAAACTCTATTTTCTTTATTTGCAACGGTAGCATTATTTTCTACCAATGTGGTAAAAGCCCAAACGGTAATCTTTGAAGATAGCTTTGAATCTTATACTGATTTTGCTATTGCAAATGTTGGCAGTTGGACTCTAACTGATGTTGATCTTAAAACTACTTATGGTTTTCAGGGTGTTACGTTTCCAAATTCCGGTGTAGCAAAATCTTTTCAAGTATTTAATTCTACAGCTACAACTCCCGTATTAACACCATCTGCTACTTCTAATTGGACGGCTAGAACAGGCAGTAAGGCAATGGTTAGTTTTGGAGCAGATTCTTCACCTTGGTCCAATGACTGGTTGATTTCACCACAGGTACAATTATTAACTGGACAAGGAGCGTCATTAAGTTTTTGGGGTAAAGGTTGTGATGCTACTTATGGAGCAGAAAAATTTAAAGTTTTGATTTCAACTACAGGAACCGCTGTTTCTGATTTTACTGCAATTTCGGCACTTACAACTACTCCATCAGATGCTGCTTGGCATGAATACACATATAATTTAAATGCATATGCAGGGCAACAAATCTATGTAGCAATCCAATGTACTTCTGATGACCAATTTGGATTTGCGGTTGATGATTTTAAAATCGTTAGTGCAGCACTACCAACAACAGCACCTAGTTGTTCAACATTAACATCTCCTGCTAATGGAGCAACAAATCTTACTTATCTATCACAAACATTATCGTGGTCTGCTCCAACAACAGGGACTGCTGATTCTTATGATGTATATTTGGATAAGAATTCTGACCCAACTACATTGGTTGGTAATATAGCCGGAACTAGCTATACTGCTACTAACCTTGACGGCTCTTCAACTTATTATTGGAAAGTAGTTCCTAAAAATACTATAGGATCTGCAACCGGATGTACAGTTTATTCATTTACAACTATGGCACCAACCTATTGTACTGCAGGTGCGACATCTACAAGCTGGGAAAAAATCAGCAATGTAACATTTGCCAATATCAATAACAACTCAACAGCTACTGCAGGTTATGAGGATTTTACTGCGGTTACAGGTAATGTAGAGGCAGGGTCAACTTACACCTTTACAGCATCATTCACTGGAACTTCTTATGACGCAGATCAAGTAACTGTTTGGATAGATTTGAATAATGATAAGGACTTCAATGATGTTGGAGAACAAGTTTTAGTAACTCCAATAAAAAAATCTCCTTGGACAGGTTCTATCACTATTCCCGCAAGTGCTACTATTGGCACAACTCGTATGAGAGTTAGATTGAACGATACAAGTTCTTCTACTTCTAATACTACTCCTTGTGGAACTGCAACATTTGGACAAGTAGAAGATTATACATTAAACATTGGACAATTAGCTGTTAATGACGTTTCTAAAAACGGTATCAAAGCTTATCCAAACCCAGTAAAAGATATCTTCACTATTGAAGCTCAAGGAAAAATCAAATCTGTTAAAGTATTTGATGTAACTGGTAAGCAATTATTAACTAAAGATTTAAATGAAGCGACATCTAAAATTGATTTCACTAAATTTAATTCTGGAGTTTATGTTGTAACAACTACGATGGAAGATGGCTCTACTTCTTCTACAAAAGTGATCAAGAAATAA
- a CDS encoding DUF2891 domain-containing protein, which translates to MRFAVSFFLISSVFINAQQKLELTIEMANKLASMPLKCIDQEYPNKTAHVINAEKDAILTPKQLHPSFYGCFDWHSSVHGHWMLIRLLRTMQDLENKDKIISILDDSFSPEKIKEEASYFTKYQVAQNFERTYGWAWILKLDEELARWNHPKAKVWHQNLKPLTDEILRLWKAYLPKQTYPNRTGVHPNTAFAMSFAIDWAREVGDQSFEKELSEKAKIFYLNNTKTPAYLEPDGSDFFSPSLEIAELMSRILPQKEFEKWLNQFYEKRSLENIEQIPIISDVNDYQTVHLVGLSFSKAWAMKNIINALPEKNSIRKQFEMTREKFIENSLPIIFKGNYGGDHWLASFAVYAMTN; encoded by the coding sequence ATGCGATTTGCCGTTTCTTTTTTTCTGATATCTTCTGTTTTTATCAATGCTCAACAGAAATTGGAACTGACAATAGAAATGGCCAATAAGCTTGCATCCATGCCTTTGAAATGCATCGATCAAGAATATCCGAATAAGACTGCACACGTCATCAATGCTGAAAAAGATGCGATTTTGACGCCAAAACAATTGCATCCTAGTTTTTATGGTTGTTTTGATTGGCACAGTTCTGTCCATGGACATTGGATGTTGATAAGATTATTGAGAACAATGCAGGATTTGGAAAATAAAGATAAAATTATTTCTATTCTTGATGACTCTTTTTCACCTGAAAAAATCAAAGAAGAAGCGTCTTATTTTACCAAATATCAGGTGGCGCAGAATTTCGAGAGAACTTATGGCTGGGCTTGGATTTTGAAATTGGACGAAGAATTAGCAAGATGGAATCATCCAAAAGCCAAAGTCTGGCATCAAAATTTAAAACCTTTGACAGATGAAATTCTAAGACTTTGGAAAGCCTATTTACCCAAACAAACCTACCCCAACAGAACTGGTGTTCATCCGAATACCGCATTTGCAATGAGTTTTGCAATCGATTGGGCAAGAGAAGTTGGAGATCAATCATTCGAGAAAGAATTATCTGAAAAAGCTAAAATTTTCTACTTAAATAACACTAAAACGCCAGCTTATCTGGAACCTGATGGAAGTGATTTCTTTTCACCAAGTCTGGAAATTGCAGAGTTGATGAGCAGAATTTTGCCTCAAAAGGAATTTGAAAAATGGCTTAATCAGTTTTATGAAAAAAGAAGTTTGGAAAATATTGAACAAATTCCTATTATAAGTGATGTTAATGACTATCAAACAGTTCATCTTGTGGGACTATCATTTTCGAAGGCTTGGGCAATGAAAAACATTATCAATGCCTTACCAGAAAAGAATTCCATCAGAAAGCAATTTGAGATGACTCGGGAAAAATTTATTGAAAACTCATTACCAATTATTTTTAAAGGCAATTATGGTGGTGACCATTGGTTAGCGAGTTTTGCGGTTTACGCAATGACGAATTAA
- the folP gene encoding dihydropteroate synthase, translating into MEFSITNSNQSRFFSINCNGRLIDLSKPKLMGILNLTPDSFSDGGKFNNEKSALQQVEILLKNGAAIIDIGAQSTRPNAEFLKANEEIRRIGNIISIIKKEFPESLISLDTFYSDVVKFGYDEGIDIVNDISAGQFDSELLDTVAKTGLPYILMHINPTYDSMHDKIIFDDIILSINRFFSEKVNLLRQKGIKDIILDPGFGFGKTVEDQYQMINEFEYIGFGKLPILAGISKKSFIYKPLGKQPNEVEKETLDLHHKLLGKGANIIRLHRPENL; encoded by the coding sequence ATGGAATTTTCTATTACCAATTCTAATCAATCAAGATTTTTCTCAATTAATTGTAACGGCAGATTAATTGATTTGTCAAAACCAAAACTAATGGGGATTTTGAATCTGACTCCAGATTCTTTTTCTGATGGTGGAAAATTCAACAACGAAAAATCAGCATTACAACAAGTCGAAATTTTACTGAAAAATGGAGCAGCAATTATCGACATTGGCGCACAATCAACACGTCCCAATGCGGAATTTTTGAAGGCTAATGAAGAAATCAGAAGAATCGGAAATATCATTTCAATAATCAAAAAAGAGTTTCCGGAAAGTTTAATTTCTCTAGATACATTTTATTCTGATGTGGTAAAATTTGGATATGATGAAGGAATTGATATTGTAAATGATATTTCTGCAGGACAATTTGATTCTGAGCTTTTGGATACAGTTGCAAAAACTGGTTTACCTTATATATTGATGCATATTAATCCGACTTATGATTCGATGCACGATAAAATCATATTCGATGATATTATTTTATCAATCAATCGATTTTTCTCAGAAAAGGTAAATCTTTTAAGACAAAAAGGAATCAAAGATATTATTCTTGATCCCGGTTTTGGCTTCGGTAAAACTGTTGAAGACCAATATCAAATGATTAATGAATTTGAATATATTGGATTTGGAAAATTGCCAATTCTTGCTGGGATTTCAAAGAAATCATTCATCTATAAACCGCTGGGAAAACAACCGAACGAAGTTGAAAAGGAAACATTAGATTTACATCATAAGTTATTAGGAAAAGGAGCAAATATTATTCGGCTTCATAGACCTGAAAATCTGTAA
- the rpsR gene encoding 30S ribosomal protein S18, with amino-acid sequence MAIDDMAKQASAGGESEVKFLTPLDINTKSEKKYCRFKKFGIKHVDYKDADFLLQFVNEQGKILPRRYTGTSLKYQRKVSAAIKRARHLALMPYVADLLK; translated from the coding sequence ATGGCAATAGACGATATGGCAAAACAAGCCTCTGCTGGAGGTGAATCAGAAGTGAAGTTTCTTACTCCACTTGATATCAATACAAAATCTGAAAAGAAATATTGTAGATTCAAAAAATTTGGAATTAAGCACGTAGATTATAAAGATGCAGATTTCCTTTTACAATTCGTAAACGAGCAAGGTAAAATTTTACCTAGAAGATACACAGGAACTTCTCTTAAATATCAAAGAAAAGTATCTGCGGCTATCAAAAGAGCAAGACATTTAGCTCTTATGCCTTACGTAGCGGATCTTTTGAAATAA
- the rpsF gene encoding 30S ribosomal protein S6, giving the protein MNNYETVFILTPVLSDAQVEEAVKKFEDLLTSNNCEIVAKENWGLKKLAYPIQLKKNGFYTLIEFKGEGTVVADLETAYKRDERVIRYLTTKLDKHAVEYAVTRRSKVKSAKA; this is encoded by the coding sequence ATGAACAATTACGAAACTGTTTTCATTTTAACTCCCGTTCTATCTGATGCTCAGGTGGAGGAAGCAGTGAAAAAATTTGAAGATCTATTGACTTCAAACAATTGCGAAATCGTTGCCAAAGAAAATTGGGGACTTAAAAAATTGGCTTATCCAATCCAATTGAAAAAGAATGGGTTTTATACTCTAATCGAATTCAAAGGGGAAGGAACTGTAGTTGCTGATCTAGAAACTGCTTACAAACGTGATGAGAGAGTTATCCGTTATTTAACGACTAAACTTGACAAACACGCTGTAGAATATGCAGTAACAAGAAGAAGCAAAGTAAAATCTGCTAAAGCTTAA
- a CDS encoding DUF1599 domain-containing protein produces the protein MHNTSAQFDDVIKACRDLFQKKMKDYGTAWRVLRPSSITDQIYIKVSRIRTLQMTDVKMVDESEEDEFIAIINYSIIGLIQLEKGFSDELNANPEEIINLYDSYAQKAKELMERKNHDYGEAWRDMRISSITDLIYQKVLRTKQIEDNQGKTLVSEGLDANYFDMLNYAVFCLIKFKN, from the coding sequence ATGCACAATACATCCGCCCAGTTTGACGACGTTATCAAGGCTTGCAGAGACCTTTTTCAAAAGAAAATGAAAGATTATGGAACCGCTTGGCGCGTCCTTCGTCCAAGTTCTATTACAGACCAAATCTACATCAAAGTAAGCAGAATCAGAACGTTGCAAATGACGGATGTGAAAATGGTGGATGAAAGCGAGGAAGACGAATTCATTGCGATTATCAATTATTCTATTATTGGATTGATTCAGTTGGAGAAAGGTTTTTCTGATGAACTAAATGCTAATCCAGAAGAAATCATTAATCTTTATGATTCTTACGCTCAAAAAGCAAAAGAATTGATGGAACGCAAAAATCACGATTATGGCGAAGCTTGGAGAGATATGAGAATTTCGTCCATTACAGATTTGATTTATCAAAAAGTTTTGCGAACTAAGCAGATAGAAGATAATCAAGGAAAGACTTTGGTTTCCGAAGGTTTGGATGCCAACTATTTTGATATGCTGAATTATGCAGTTTTTTGTCTGATTAAATTTAAAAATTAA